Proteins found in one Micropterus dolomieu isolate WLL.071019.BEF.003 ecotype Adirondacks linkage group LG10, ASM2129224v1, whole genome shotgun sequence genomic segment:
- the LOC123977353 gene encoding stonustoxin subunit beta-like — protein MNNISTQTKNKPSDVSDDKLLLCCVSFSPSDFCELTLDTNTANRNLKLSDNNRKVTHVREEQPYPDHPERFDCWCQLLCRDGLTGRCYWEVEWRGGVYISVSYRGISRRGYSKDCVFGWNDQSWSLSCSNNGRYSVCHNNRRTVLPLSSSSSSSSSSNRAAVYVDCPAGSLSFYRVSSDTLIHLHTFNTTFTEPLYPGFTVWFSGSSSVSLCSV, from the coding sequence ATGAACAACAtcagcacacaaacaaagaataaaCCTTCAGATGTGTCTGATGataaactgctgctgtgttgtgtctcgttctctccatcagatttctgtgaactcacactggacacaaacacagcaaacagaaacctcaaactgtctgacaacaacaggaaggtgacacatgtgagagaggagcagccatatcctgatcatccagaGAGATTTGACTGCTGGTGTCAGCTGCTGTGTAGAGATGGTCTGACTggtcgctgttactgggaggtcgagtggagaggaggagtttATATATCAGTGAGTTACAGAGGAATCAGCAGGAGAGGATACAGTAAAGACTGTGTGTTTGGATGGAATGatcagtcctggagtctgagCTGCTCTAATAATGGTCGTTActctgtctgtcacaataaCAGAAGAAcggtcctccctctctcctcctcctcctcctcctcctcctcctctaacagagcagcagtgtatgtggactgtcctgctggctctctgtccttctacagagtctcctctgacacactgatccacctccacaccttcaacaccacattcactgaacctctttatcctggGTTTACAGTCTGGTTCTCTGGTtcctcctcagtgtctctgtgttctgtgtag